One window of the Phormidium ambiguum IAM M-71 genome contains the following:
- a CDS encoding aspartyl/asparaginyl beta-hydroxylase domain-containing protein, giving the protein MTTFTEYNLDPKQFTFLKDLQEKWQTIRDEFTNFKNQASQEELQFTLDVMGPKNKTIKTKGNSKYSAFGVLFQGMFIEKFIQCYQIQYPQYESQDVPHKALELREKYFPQLCSAIAKTNDINDDILRNVYFGTFHPGLDVKLHINYNLHTNRGYLGLIVPAGDVAMKICHDKLYWHEGKFLVLDHSYPHCPHNYTNYDRTVLVVDFFKTDKPRAEVIQFEQESVKDRMQENPYSLGVFGKNDKATEEDFIKYGLSHQLEWDKAM; this is encoded by the coding sequence ATGACAACATTTACCGAATATAACTTAGACCCGAAACAGTTTACCTTTCTCAAGGATTTACAAGAAAAATGGCAAACAATTAGAGATGAATTCACAAACTTTAAAAATCAAGCTTCCCAGGAAGAATTGCAGTTTACCTTGGATGTCATGGGGCCAAAAAATAAAACCATTAAGACAAAAGGTAACTCTAAATATAGTGCTTTTGGAGTGTTATTTCAAGGGATGTTTATTGAAAAATTTATTCAATGCTATCAAATTCAATATCCTCAATATGAATCACAAGATGTTCCTCACAAAGCACTAGAATTAAGAGAAAAATATTTTCCTCAGTTATGTAGTGCGATCGCCAAAACCAACGATATCAACGATGATATTCTCAGAAACGTCTACTTTGGTACATTTCATCCAGGGTTAGATGTCAAACTTCATATTAACTATAATCTCCATACAAATCGCGGATATTTAGGATTAATTGTTCCGGCTGGAGATGTGGCGATGAAAATCTGTCACGATAAACTTTATTGGCATGAAGGAAAATTTTTAGTTTTAGATCATAGCTATCCCCATTGCCCTCATAATTACACAAATTACGATCGAACTGTGTTGGTTGTAGATTTCTTTAAAACTGATAAACCTAGAGCCGAAGTAATACAGTTTGAACAGGAATCAGTCAAAGACAGGATGCAAGAAAATCCTTATAGTTTAGGTGTTTTTGGAAAGAACGATAAAGCTACAGAAGAAGACTTTATTAAATATGGTTTAAGTCATCAATTGGAATGGGATAAAGCTATGTAA
- a CDS encoding phosphonate ABC transporter ATP-binding protein: protein MTIECENIITPYSAALKRPILHGISCKIEQGEFVSLLGLNGAGKSTLLRAIVGLIPLEKGVIKVNNVIQNQQQKHHPDVAMLFQGGGLIRQLTAIENVLCGRLGSLSAWQSLWGFPKHDRRLALELLERLGLKEHAYQKTAYLSGGQQQRVAIARALIQNPRILLADEPITGLDILAAKQVMETLADLHAEQGMTIVVVLHDLALAAAYAQRAIVLDAGRIIYDGKCHNLPELMQAG from the coding sequence ATGACGATCGAATGCGAAAACATAATAACTCCCTATAGCGCAGCACTAAAGCGGCCAATCTTGCATGGAATTAGTTGCAAAATTGAGCAGGGTGAATTTGTTAGTTTATTAGGTTTAAATGGAGCGGGGAAATCTACTTTACTACGGGCTATAGTTGGTTTAATTCCCTTAGAAAAGGGAGTTATTAAAGTTAATAATGTTATCCAAAATCAGCAGCAAAAACATCATCCTGATGTAGCAATGTTATTTCAGGGTGGTGGGTTAATTCGGCAGTTAACGGCAATTGAAAATGTCCTCTGTGGGAGGTTGGGTAGTTTATCGGCATGGCAGAGTTTGTGGGGGTTTCCCAAGCACGATCGCCGTTTAGCCTTAGAACTTCTGGAACGCTTAGGTTTAAAAGAACACGCTTATCAAAAAACGGCTTATTTAAGTGGTGGACAACAACAAAGGGTGGCTATTGCTAGAGCTTTAATTCAAAATCCCCGTATATTATTGGCAGATGAACCAATCACAGGTTTGGATATTTTGGCGGCTAAACAAGTAATGGAAACTTTAGCAGATTTACACGCTGAACAAGGCATGACAATTGTTGTGGTTTTGCATGATTTAGCGTTGGCTGCTGCTTATGCTCAAAGGGCGATCGTTTTAGATGCCGGACGCATTATTTACGATGGTAAATGCCATAATTTACCAGAACTTATGCAAGCTGGTTAA
- a CDS encoding efflux RND transporter periplasmic adaptor subunit has translation MKKAKLKVSYSYILGFAFCLPLLVNLTSCGEMPKAEAEAQNQRPGAQRGPTSTPVDVAIARPGVLQEAPTYIGTTRPAREVSLRSQVEGRLLNLSVNVGDRVQQGQQIGQLDNTLLYTLVTQAEAELATRDSEVARARTQVSNAKARAEQARVALRQARTTAARRTFLQKQGAISLQDAELAQTDVRSNEQAVLAAEEQIRTEQQAVAAAQGRVAAQRAVIAELKERLSYAKLNSPINGVVIERVSEPGNLVQPGGEVLKLGEYNQVKVVVPLSELELPNVRVGQAVQVKLDAFPNQTFAGTVARISPAADPTARQIPVEILIPNRNGQIGSGLLARVNFAQEAAPKLLIPQTALQVSRGAGQRGRGAGAQGSRGAGAQGGRGERANTQSPVPSSQSPTPSTQSPNQGTIFVVAGEGREAKVAARQVQLGDRANNRVEIVSGLQAGERYVVRSGRPLNDGDAVRFSILSEGVGRENGDRTRQSSAPTQEENTQSKGQQ, from the coding sequence ATGAAAAAAGCCAAGTTGAAAGTTTCATATTCGTATATTTTGGGTTTTGCGTTTTGCTTACCGTTGTTGGTTAATTTAACCAGTTGTGGTGAAATGCCCAAAGCGGAAGCGGAGGCGCAAAATCAACGACCTGGAGCACAGAGGGGGCCGACCTCGACACCAGTGGATGTGGCGATCGCACGTCCAGGTGTTCTCCAAGAAGCGCCAACATATATAGGTACAACCAGACCTGCGCGGGAAGTTTCGCTGCGATCGCAAGTCGAAGGGCGATTGCTGAACTTGAGCGTTAACGTAGGCGATCGCGTACAGCAAGGTCAGCAAATAGGACAATTAGATAACACCTTGCTATATACATTAGTCACCCAGGCAGAAGCCGAACTAGCTACCCGTGACTCAGAAGTAGCACGCGCCAGAACCCAAGTCAGCAACGCCAAAGCTAGAGCCGAACAAGCTAGAGTCGCTCTCAGACAAGCTCGGACAACCGCAGCCAGACGAACATTTCTGCAAAAACAAGGAGCAATTTCCCTGCAAGATGCAGAATTAGCTCAAACCGACGTTCGCAGTAATGAACAAGCAGTCCTAGCCGCAGAAGAACAAATCCGCACCGAACAACAAGCAGTTGCAGCCGCCCAAGGCAGAGTGGCAGCCCAAAGAGCCGTAATTGCTGAGTTAAAAGAGCGGTTATCTTACGCCAAACTCAACTCTCCGATTAATGGCGTAGTTATCGAACGAGTCAGCGAACCGGGAAATTTAGTTCAACCGGGAGGAGAGGTTTTAAAACTAGGTGAATACAACCAAGTAAAAGTTGTAGTTCCCCTTTCTGAATTAGAACTCCCAAATGTCCGAGTCGGGCAAGCCGTACAAGTCAAATTAGATGCCTTTCCTAATCAAACTTTTGCAGGCACAGTTGCCAGAATTTCTCCTGCTGCCGATCCCACAGCAAGACAAATTCCCGTCGAAATTTTAATTCCGAATCGAAATGGGCAAATTGGTAGTGGGTTATTGGCAAGAGTCAATTTTGCTCAAGAAGCAGCACCGAAATTGTTGATCCCGCAAACTGCTTTGCAAGTCTCCAGAGGTGCGGGGCAGAGGGGCAGAGGAGCAGGGGCGCAAGGAAGCCGGGGTGCAGGGGCGCAGGGGGGCAGGGGAGAAAGGGCTAATACCCAATCCCCAGTCCCCAGTTCCCAGTCCCCAACTCCCAGTACCCAGTCTCCTAACCAAGGGACAATTTTTGTTGTAGCGGGTGAAGGTAGGGAAGCGAAGGTGGCGGCGCGTCAGGTGCAATTAGGCGATCGCGCTAACAACAGAGTGGAAATAGTTTCCGGTTTACAAGCTGGAGAACGGTATGTAGTGCGTAGTGGTAGACCTTTAAACGATGGGGATGCTGTGCGCTTTAGCATTTTGTCCGAAGGTGTGGGGCGGGAAAATGGCGATCGAACTCGTCAATCATCTGCACCAACACAAGAAGAAAACACTCAATCAAAAGGTCAACAATGA
- a CDS encoding dihydroorotase yields MSETLLLDRIIKNVRVVRPNESSVECLDLGIKDGKFSQISPQISPEQGKEVFDAQNLLGFPGVVDAHTHIGIYQPLEQDAISESKAAAMGGVTTTLNYIRTGKYYLNKGGSYKEFFPEVLALSSGNFFVDYGYHIAPISPQHIDEMQWLFEEHGVASFKIFMFYGGYGLHGLSDQQNLFLMINKDDRYDLAHFEFIMRGLSKLREHYPDRQNIISLSLHCEIAEILNAYTKIVQQDTSLTGLNAYSAARPPHSEGLAICIASYLAHETNCVNINLLHLSSRKAVEAALMMQKTFPHINFKREVTIGHLLLDVNAPTGKWAKVNPPIRPRADVEFLWNAVLENQIDWIVSDHACCSAEQKASLRDPNNIWLAKSGFGGTEYLLSGLISEGSKRGMSYNQMAKLLCWNPAQRFGLSQKGDIAIGYDADLVLVDPNETFVVRAAESFSQQGYTPFEGMELTGRVKNTFLRGNLIYDRTQIIGSPQGRYLKRSQVTV; encoded by the coding sequence ATGTCTGAAACTCTATTGCTGGATAGAATTATCAAAAATGTCCGTGTAGTTCGTCCCAATGAATCATCAGTAGAATGTTTGGATCTGGGAATTAAGGATGGTAAATTTAGTCAAATTTCGCCACAAATTAGCCCAGAACAGGGTAAAGAGGTGTTCGACGCACAAAATTTACTTGGTTTTCCCGGAGTGGTTGATGCTCATACACATATTGGGATTTATCAACCTCTGGAGCAAGATGCAATTAGCGAAAGCAAAGCAGCTGCAATGGGAGGAGTCACTACTACTTTAAACTATATTCGCACAGGTAAATATTACCTGAATAAAGGTGGATCTTACAAGGAATTTTTTCCCGAAGTATTAGCTTTGTCATCGGGCAATTTTTTTGTTGATTACGGTTATCATATCGCGCCAATTAGCCCGCAGCATATTGACGAAATGCAATGGTTATTTGAGGAACACGGCGTTGCTTCCTTCAAAATTTTTATGTTTTATGGCGGATATGGTTTACATGGACTTTCCGATCAGCAAAATTTGTTTTTAATGATTAATAAGGACGATCGCTACGACTTAGCCCACTTTGAATTTATCATGCGAGGATTGTCTAAACTTAGAGAACATTATCCCGATCGACAAAACATAATTAGCCTCAGTTTGCATTGTGAAATCGCGGAAATTCTCAATGCTTACACGAAAATTGTGCAGCAAGATACTAGCCTAACAGGACTTAATGCTTATAGCGCCGCCCGTCCTCCCCACTCAGAAGGATTAGCAATTTGTATTGCATCTTATTTGGCTCACGAAACGAATTGTGTCAACATTAACTTGCTGCATCTTAGTTCTCGCAAAGCTGTCGAAGCAGCGTTAATGATGCAAAAAACTTTTCCTCATATTAACTTTAAACGAGAAGTTACGATCGGTCATTTACTATTAGATGTAAATGCGCCTACAGGTAAATGGGCTAAAGTTAATCCCCCGATTCGTCCTCGTGCAGATGTGGAATTTTTATGGAATGCAGTATTAGAAAATCAGATAGATTGGATTGTCAGCGATCACGCTTGCTGTTCGGCGGAACAAAAAGCTAGTTTGCGAGATCCGAACAATATTTGGTTAGCTAAATCTGGCTTTGGTGGAACAGAATATTTGCTTTCTGGCTTGATTAGTGAAGGAAGCAAAAGGGGAATGTCTTACAATCAAATGGCAAAATTACTATGTTGGAATCCCGCCCAAAGATTTGGTTTATCGCAAAAAGGAGACATCGCTATTGGTTATGATGCCGATCTAGTTTTAGTCGATCCCAATGAAACTTTTGTGGTACGTGCTGCGGAATCTTTTTCCCAACAAGGTTACACTCCTTTTGAGGGAATGGAGTTAACAGGAAGAGTCAAAAATACATTTTTGCGCGGGAATTTGATTTACGATCGCACTCAAATAATCGGTTCTCCTCAAGGGCGTTATTTAAAGCGATCGCAAGTTACAGTTTAA
- a CDS encoding AAA-like domain-containing protein, which yields MTIYELVQLLNATQKKPLTALQEWVLHQAWEGKTYSRMAAEGNYVDEYLRKTAAELWALLSEFLGESITKYNFRATLEPRKLTKAQQQLIRDFSYSNSSSPIEFPGTPLAIDSTFYIPRPPIEELIYEEITKPGSLVRIKAPRKMGKSSLVLRVVAHADSLKYRTVSIDFRQADREIFDRTDKFLRWFSANVSRELEIESKLDNYWNDEIGSKVSCTVYWQSYLLQQIQTPVVLILNEVNRIFKYPEIAQEFLPLLRYWHEQAKYNPSWQKLRFLVVYSTEIYVPIKLNQSPFNIGLPLKLPPFTPEQVQELATRYNLDWSDQSKLKRLTTLLGGHPYLVQLAFYHLYRQDVSLKTLLQQAATESGIYEEYLRYTLATVQAEPRLEVALQQVMSSEEPVKLDAEMAYKLESIGLVNIDGDRIVPSCELYRLYFNDKLSPNQEQTVNNDSFNDSLNQLERENLELRRRQNLDDFTQLSNRRYFEEYLELQWENLAKETSPLSIILCDIDFFKVYNKTQGNEAGDNSLRQIAEVLRQLVRKSHDVVARYQEDEFAIILPNANANIACEVAQRIRERVIGLAINHDPKIGGLPAPILTVSLGVASTIPNSNINPDSLLRRAKEALSQAKNLGRNQINFQQL from the coding sequence ATGACTATCTATGAATTAGTTCAATTATTAAATGCTACTCAGAAAAAACCCTTAACAGCACTGCAAGAATGGGTATTGCATCAAGCATGGGAAGGAAAAACATACTCACGGATGGCAGCAGAAGGTAACTACGTCGATGAATATCTGCGAAAAACTGCTGCTGAATTATGGGCGTTGCTCAGTGAATTTTTGGGGGAATCGATTACCAAATATAACTTTCGGGCTACTTTAGAACCCCGAAAACTGACTAAAGCGCAGCAACAATTAATCAGAGATTTTAGTTATTCTAATAGTTCTTCACCTATTGAGTTCCCTGGAACTCCTTTAGCAATTGATTCTACATTCTACATTCCTCGACCACCAATAGAAGAACTGATATATGAGGAAATTACTAAACCTGGAAGTTTAGTACGAATTAAAGCTCCCCGGAAAATGGGAAAAAGTTCTTTAGTTTTGCGTGTTGTTGCTCATGCAGATAGTTTAAAATATCGCACTGTCAGTATCGATTTTCGCCAAGCTGACAGAGAAATTTTCGATCGCACCGACAAATTTTTACGTTGGTTTAGTGCTAATGTTAGCCGCGAGTTGGAAATAGAATCAAAATTAGATAATTACTGGAATGATGAAATTGGTAGTAAGGTAAGTTGCACAGTTTACTGGCAATCTTATTTATTACAGCAAATTCAAACTCCAGTAGTTTTAATTTTGAACGAAGTTAATCGAATTTTTAAGTATCCAGAAATTGCTCAAGAATTTTTGCCTTTACTGCGTTATTGGCACGAACAAGCTAAATATAATCCAAGTTGGCAAAAACTGCGTTTCTTAGTAGTATATTCTACAGAAATTTATGTTCCTATCAAGCTTAATCAATCGCCTTTTAATATTGGCTTACCGCTAAAATTGCCACCTTTCACACCTGAGCAAGTTCAAGAATTAGCAACACGCTATAACTTAGATTGGAGCGATCAATCAAAACTTAAAAGATTGACTACTTTATTGGGAGGACATCCTTATTTAGTGCAATTAGCTTTTTATCATTTATATCGCCAAGATGTCTCATTAAAAACATTATTGCAACAAGCGGCGACAGAATCAGGAATTTATGAAGAATATCTCCGTTATACTTTAGCAACGGTACAAGCAGAACCAAGATTGGAAGTAGCTTTGCAACAGGTAATGAGTAGTGAAGAACCTGTGAAGTTAGATGCGGAAATGGCTTATAAATTAGAGAGTATTGGATTGGTGAATATCGATGGCGATCGCATAGTTCCCAGTTGTGAATTGTATCGCCTCTATTTTAACGACAAATTATCACCTAATCAGGAACAAACTGTTAATAATGATTCTTTCAATGATAGTTTAAATCAATTAGAAAGAGAAAATTTAGAATTGCGTCGCCGACAAAACTTAGATGATTTTACCCAACTTTCTAATCGTCGTTACTTTGAGGAATATCTCGAACTACAGTGGGAAAATTTAGCTAAGGAAACTTCTCCTTTATCTATAATTTTATGTGATATTGACTTTTTCAAAGTTTACAATAAAACTCAAGGGAATGAAGCTGGAGATAATTCTTTAAGGCAAATAGCAGAAGTATTGCGTCAATTAGTGAGAAAATCTCATGATGTTGTCGCTCGTTATCAAGAAGATGAATTTGCGATTATTTTACCTAATGCTAATGCTAATATTGCTTGTGAAGTTGCTCAACGAATTCGAGAAAGGGTAATCGGTTTAGCCATTAATCACGATCCCAAAATTGGCGGACTTCCCGCACCAATTTTGACGGTTAGTTTAGGAGTTGCTAGCACTATTCCTAATAGTAATATTAATCCAGATAGCTTGCTGCGTAGAGCTAAAGAAGCTCTTTCTCAAGCTAAAAATTTAGGAAGAAACCAAATTAATTTTCAGCAACTTTAA
- the phnE gene encoding phosphonate ABC transporter, permease protein PhnE — protein MTKTFKTIKFKNPLLFKLVKRLLILLAVIAVYAWALQGLQVDLKLLKDSWPYIIDFITRLWPPDLSILDIAIVRLIETIQMSIWGTTIGAILSLPLAVLSARNLAPRWLRLFANFLQNLVRSVPSIVLGLLFVAATGLGAPAGTLALGIYTIGYLAKFYQEAIESVDPRSIESLQVCGASWLQIAQYGILPQVLPLGLGYTLYMFEYNIRAASVLGVVGAGGIGFELVNYIKGFEYNKATTMMLVLLVVVTVIDAISSKFRQRLEATYRFSPKNK, from the coding sequence ATGACAAAAACTTTTAAAACCATCAAATTTAAGAATCCTTTGTTGTTTAAATTAGTTAAACGGTTATTAATTTTATTAGCCGTTATTGCAGTTTATGCTTGGGCATTACAAGGCTTACAAGTTGACTTAAAACTTCTTAAAGATAGCTGGCCTTACATAATAGATTTTATTACTCGCTTATGGCCTCCCGATCTATCTATTTTAGATATTGCCATTGTGCGTTTAATTGAGACAATACAAATGTCCATTTGGGGAACTACCATTGGCGCAATTTTGTCTTTACCTTTGGCAGTTCTGTCGGCGCGAAATTTAGCACCGCGCTGGCTGCGATTATTTGCTAATTTCTTACAGAATTTAGTGCGCTCTGTTCCCTCCATTGTCTTAGGTTTATTGTTTGTTGCTGCTACTGGACTTGGCGCACCTGCGGGAACTTTAGCTCTTGGTATTTATACAATTGGATATCTTGCAAAATTTTATCAAGAAGCAATAGAATCAGTCGATCCCCGCTCTATAGAATCCTTGCAGGTTTGTGGCGCTTCCTGGTTACAAATAGCACAATATGGCATCCTGCCTCAAGTTTTACCTTTAGGTTTGGGTTATACGTTGTATATGTTTGAGTACAATATTCGGGCTGCTTCTGTTTTGGGAGTGGTGGGAGCAGGAGGTATCGGTTTTGAATTAGTTAATTACATTAAAGGCTTTGAGTATAATAAAGCGACAACCATGATGCTAGTATTACTAGTTGTGGTAACGGTAATTGATGCTATCAGTAGCAAATTTCGCCAGCGTTTGGAGGCTACTTATCGTTTTAGTCCAAAAAACAAGTAA
- a CDS encoding class I SAM-dependent methyltransferase, protein MSPDRVSEYLETIKKFFNFNTIIEESVDENTTVKYYEQSEYGYRVYHSGQGYIHMAINYDGVFNSDGYYEQARIVNRQIQEIQAVKVLELGCGKGVNSIFLANQNPNVNFRGIDLTPLHISYAQKKSKDLKNVHFSLGNFQNLNFISEQSFNLIFEVESICHATNMKLMLDEAYRVLKPGGRLIVIDGFRENHFSQHSSELQTAAVLVEKCMGVAKNFLEIDEWLEIAKASKFKILSVENLSDAVMPTMLKLQNLAQRYFKKSLRARFLKLVMPPYLVRNSVAGLLMPETIAAKVHGYYVIILER, encoded by the coding sequence ATGTCTCCCGATCGAGTTAGTGAGTATTTAGAAACAATCAAAAAATTTTTTAATTTCAATACTATTATTGAGGAATCAGTTGACGAAAATACAACTGTAAAGTATTACGAACAAAGTGAATACGGCTATCGGGTTTATCACTCCGGTCAAGGTTATATTCACATGGCAATAAATTATGATGGAGTATTTAATAGTGATGGATATTACGAACAAGCCAGAATCGTCAATCGGCAAATCCAAGAAATTCAAGCTGTAAAGGTTTTAGAATTAGGTTGTGGTAAAGGGGTTAATAGTATTTTTCTTGCCAATCAAAACCCAAATGTTAATTTTAGGGGTATAGACTTAACGCCGTTACATATATCTTATGCACAGAAGAAATCAAAAGATTTAAAAAATGTTCACTTTAGTCTGGGTAACTTTCAAAACCTTAATTTTATTAGTGAACAAAGTTTTAACTTAATATTTGAAGTTGAAAGTATTTGCCATGCAACAAATATGAAATTAATGCTTGATGAAGCTTATCGGGTGCTAAAACCAGGAGGACGTTTAATAGTTATTGATGGCTTTCGGGAAAATCATTTCAGTCAACACAGTTCAGAACTGCAAACTGCTGCTGTACTTGTGGAAAAATGTATGGGTGTTGCTAAAAACTTCCTAGAAATTGACGAATGGTTGGAGATTGCGAAAGCAAGTAAGTTTAAAATTTTAAGTGTCGAAAATTTGTCGGATGCGGTTATGCCAACTATGTTAAAGTTACAAAATTTGGCTCAAAGATACTTTAAAAAAAGTCTCCGCGCCCGCTTTTTAAAGTTAGTCATGCCACCTTACTTGGTGAGAAATTCTGTTGCTGGACTTTTGATGCCAGAAACGATCGCAGCTAAGGTTCATGGCTACTATGTAATTATTCTAGAACGGTGA
- a CDS encoding phosphate/phosphite/phosphonate ABC transporter substrate-binding protein, whose protein sequence is MSLRKNFLLGVGAALIALSSLTLNTTDKQQQAEAQNIPNGNEYTIAQAGSTTIRIAFPGRGDQADLQRKANAVAQFLSRKMGTPVQAIVADDTAAVEALRANRAEVAFLSSRPAIKAEQLANARLYLAEVRPNYSGGHTYRSIFVVPKDSALRSGTSPATLQQLRGKKIAFTSPTSGSGFIFPVGELVKLGLVPNRDRLNTFFGQVSYGNGYSGALQAVLRGQADVAAVSEYTLGAPYITPQEASRLRILYGISGVPAHGVAIDDSVSPAMRDKIINALMELNKPENNQLLRNLYNSTRLVKVDGTNHLNPMREALKRAGIEP, encoded by the coding sequence ATGAGTCTGAGAAAAAACTTTTTACTTGGTGTGGGTGCGGCACTGATAGCCCTAAGCAGTTTGACGTTGAACACTACAGACAAACAACAACAGGCGGAAGCGCAAAATATTCCCAATGGTAACGAATATACCATTGCCCAAGCTGGTAGCACGACAATTAGAATTGCTTTTCCTGGTCGTGGAGATCAGGCGGATTTACAGAGAAAAGCTAATGCTGTCGCGCAATTCCTGTCCCGAAAGATGGGAACGCCAGTACAAGCGATCGTAGCTGATGATACGGCTGCGGTAGAAGCGTTACGGGCAAATCGCGCGGAAGTAGCTTTTTTAAGTAGTCGTCCAGCAATTAAAGCAGAACAGTTAGCAAATGCTAGGTTGTATTTAGCTGAAGTACGTCCGAATTATTCTGGCGGACACACTTACAGGTCTATATTTGTAGTTCCTAAAGATAGTGCTTTACGTAGTGGAACTTCTCCAGCGACTCTTCAACAATTACGTGGCAAAAAAATCGCTTTCACTTCTCCAACTTCTGGTAGTGGATTTATTTTCCCTGTGGGAGAATTAGTGAAGTTGGGTTTAGTGCCAAACCGCGATCGCCTCAACACTTTCTTCGGTCAAGTTAGTTATGGAAATGGCTACAGTGGCGCATTACAAGCTGTTTTGCGCGGACAAGCAGATGTCGCAGCTGTTTCCGAATATACCCTTGGCGCACCTTATATCACTCCTCAAGAAGCCAGTCGTTTGCGGATTCTTTATGGGATTTCAGGCGTACCTGCTCATGGTGTAGCAATTGATGATAGCGTTTCTCCAGCAATGCGTGATAAAATCATTAACGCTTTGATGGAATTGAATAAACCAGAAAATAATCAATTGTTGAGGAATTTGTACAATTCTACCCGGTTGGTAAAAGTTGATGGTACCAATCATTTAAATCCAATGCGGGAAGCACTGAAACGCGCTGGAATAGAACCATAA